A single window of Nicotiana sylvestris chromosome 3, ASM39365v2, whole genome shotgun sequence DNA harbors:
- the LOC104233639 gene encoding zinc finger A20 and AN1 domain-containing stress-associated protein 8-like yields MESSKETGCQAREGPILCVNNCGFFGSAATMNMCSKCHKDMILKQEQAKLAAASFDNIVNGSSSSNDKEPVVAAVIDVQTGSAELKAVSIEASADLASAQSSEMKPKEGPSRCNTCRKRVGLTGFNCKCGNLFCAVHRYSDKHDCPFDYKNAGRDAIAKANPVVVAEKLNKI; encoded by the coding sequence ATGGAGTCTTCAAAAGAGACAGGTTGCCAGGCTAGAGAAGGCCCCATCCTTTGTGTTAACAACTGTGGGTTTTTTGGTAGTGCGGCCACCATGAATATGTGTTCCAAGTGTCACAAGGACATGATACTGAAGCAGGAACAAGCTAAACTTGCAGCTGCATCCTTCGACAACATTGTAAATGGAAGCTCAAGCAGTAATGACAAAGaacctgttgttgctgctgtcatTGATGTGCAAACTGGCTCGGCGGAATTAAAGGCTGTCTCAATAGAAGCTTCTGCTGATTTAGCCTCAGCTCAGAGCTCAGAGATGAAGCCAAAAGAGGGCCCAAGTAGGTGCAATACTTGCCGCAAGCGTGTGGGTTTAACAGGTTTCAACTGCAAGTGTGGCAATCTTTTCTGTGCAGTTCATCGTTATTCGGACAAACATGACTGCCCATTTGATTATAAGAATGCTGGTCGGGATGCTATAGCTAAAGCAAATCCTGTGGTTGTTGCCGAAAAGCTTAATAAAATCTAG